One Purpureocillium takamizusanense chromosome 1, complete sequence genomic window carries:
- a CDS encoding uncharacterized protein (COG:S~EggNog:ENOG503NZKJ) — protein sequence MLPSPSSAPAHLCDRANHDWANGDSDSACSPWNSDDGPCSCDQRADTESVSAGAAASLASRYPGRNVHPDAGQHSGARPDDHRRRRPGRASVMPNASVTCRRRESQCMVPDEPDSSLGDSYSEAQCLYHSTLQPPLGQQRPRDGDHLDMSDSDGGAPLDDILVAMDAGDAEVHSESESEANAVEFADDDEADDMFGADETAPDEPPAIPNFNLDMNLPPLSFNVYPGGQLPENIWPLPMPDFDEVPVPAMADPNFPPQLSNPNPSILGSTNLCLVDFLRDWVNQTRLARPSRRRAPRLAEVYRQAHAEVKQVTYAGLKGDECDVQGLNWAAMQTTRDAARAARLNSYRNYVNRPGSDRWTFSSESPKIPARDSFFRFKAMDIRPDASLAHFQLRSVLACPSRTLAFYPSPNGISRLNLRSKKTDLMVNMREFPATGGVISTLDANCGVLMGGTFNGDYCLKALNSDDKRAFSEGQISPDGITNHLRVHTSRRNARPIASIASNDCGLRVMDIETEKFVSRKMYPFCLNCSASSPDRRLQVVVGDDPNVLIINAETGEVLQELSGHGDYGFACDWSDDGWTVATGFQDKAIKIWDARKWCNSSGVSGALCTIRAEMAGVRGLRFSPRGSGKPILVAAEEADYVNLIDAQTFSSKQTIDVFSEIGGIDFANDGQDLNVLCCDPHRGGVLQLERCGRGPDASLEKAWLRLSTRYPWLVDRDDEDELHQRWSRGRVPTLLEGPEPF from the exons ATGCTGCCGtctccctcgtcggcgcccgcccatcTTTGCGACAGAGCCAACCACGACTGGGCCAACGGCGACAGCGactcggcctgctcgccgtggaACAGCGACGACGGTCCGTGCAGCTGCGACCAGCGCGCCGACACCGAATCTGTcagtgccggcgccgccgcatcgctCGCCTCCAGATACCCCGGGAGGAACGTGCaccccgacgccggccagcacAGCGGCGCCCGACCTGacgaccaccgccgccggcgcccgggCAGAGCTTCCGTCATGCCCAATGCATCCGTCacctgccgtcgtcgagaaaGCCAATGCATGGTTCCCGACGAGCCTGACTCGAGCCTGGGCGACAGCTACAGCGAAGCCCAATGCCTGTACCACAGCACCCTTCAGCCACCTCTTGGCCAGCAACGTCCTCGAGACGGTGACCACCTGGACAtgagcgacagcgacggcggcgcaccgcTCGATGACATACTAGTCGCcatggacgcgggcgacgccgaagTGCACTCTGAGTCAGAGTCGGAAGCCAATGCAGTCGAATTCgctgatgacgacgaggccgacgacatgttcggcgccgacgagactGCCCCCGACGAGCCTCCAGCGATACCCAACTTCAACCTAGACATGAATCTACCTCCTCTTTCTTTTAACGTCTACCCCGGTGGTCAATTGCCGGAGAACATCTGGCCGCTCCCCATGCCGGATTTCGATGAGGTGCCCGTGCCTGCCATGGCAGACCCGAACTTCCCCCCTCAGCTCAGCAACCCGAACCCAAGCATACTCGGATCGACAAACCTCTGCCTGGTTGACTTTCTACGCGACTGGGTGAACCAGACTCGCCTTGCGCGTCCCTCAAGGAGGAgagcgcctcgtctcgccgaGGTGTACAGGCAGGCCCACGCTGAGGTCAAGCAGGTAACTTACGCGGGGCTCAAGGGCGATGAATGCGATGTGCAAGGTTTGAATTGGGCCGCCATGCAGACAACTCGTGATGCTGCGAGGGCGGCACGGCTCAACTCGTATCGAAACTACGTGAACCGGCCGGGCTCCGATCGGTGGACC TTCTCCTCTGAGTCTCCCAAGATACCGGCTAGGGACAGCTTCTTTCGATTCAAGGCCATGGACATACGGCCTGACGCCAGCCTCGCGCACTTTCAGCTGAGGAGTGTGCTTGCGTGTCCATCGCGGACGCTAGCCTTCTACCCGAGCCCCAACGGCATCAGCCGCCTCAACCTGAGGTCCAAGAAGACGGACCTGATGGTAAACATGCGAGAGTTTCCTGCAACAGGCGGCGTGATTTCTACGCTCGACGCCAACTGTGGCGTCCTGATGGGCGGCACGTTCAATGGAGACTACTGCCTCAAGGCTCTGAACTCGGATGACAAGAGGGCATTTTCCGAAGGGCAAATATCGCCCGACGGCATCACGAACCACTTGAGGGTTCATACGTCGCGTCGGAACGCCAGGCCGATCGCCAGCATTGCTAGCAACGACTGCGGTCTTCGGGTCATGGACATCGAGACCGAAAAGTTCGTCTCTCGAAAGATGTATCCTTTCTGCCTCAACTGCTCCGCGAGCTCACCGGACCGCCGACTGCAAGTAGTGGTGGGCGACGATCCTAACGTGCTCATAATCAATGCGGAAACGGGCGAAGTCCTGCAAGAGCTGTCTGGCCATGGTGACTACGGCTTTGCCTGCGATTGGTCCGATGACGGCTGGACCGTGGCGACGGGGTTCCAGGACAAGGCGATCAAGATTTGGGATGCCCGGAAATGGTGCAACTCCAGCGGAGTGAGTGGTGCTCTGTGCACCATTCGAGCTGAGATGGCCGGCGTCCGTGGACTGCGCTtctcgccgcggggcagcgGGAAACCGATACTGGTTGCCGCTGAGGAGGCCGACTACGTCAACTTGATCGACGCGCAAACATTTAGCTCGAAGCAAACGATCGATGTGTTTAGCGAGATTGGCGGCATTGACTTCGCCAATGACGGCCAAGATCTCAACGTGCTTTGCTGCGACCCCCATCGCGGCGGTGTGTTGCAGCTAGAGCGCTGCGGAAGAGGGCCAGACGCGTCGCTGGAGAAGGCCTGGCTGCGACTGTCAACACGATATCCTTGGCTTGTGGaccgagacgacgaggacgagctccATCAAAGATGGTCTCGAGGCCGCGTGCCGACCTTGCTTGAAGGGCCGGAGCCATTTTAG
- the THS1 gene encoding Threonine--tRNA ligase (COG:J~EggNog:ENOG503NUM7) translates to MANMEGAAVSDEDKKALETLSSSIIKEKQPFVRLEMTKDELLEMFRYSKYKEYFINQRVPDGTKSTVYRCGPLIDLCRGPHVPHTGNIKAFSVLRNSAAYWLGDSKNESVQRIAGISFPDKKQLEEYKTFLAEAAKRNHRKIGQDQKLFFWDEMSPGSTFWLPHGTRIFNALMDLVKGEYKTRGFVEVMTPNMYKADLWKTSGHWAHYEENMFTFEVEKEKFGLKPMNCPGHCKIFAHSDVTYKELPWRMADFGVLHRNEFSGALTGLTRVRRFQQDDAHIFCTIDQIRKEIEGAFDFLYAVYGLFGFQFKLKLSTRPEKYIGEISLWDLAEKKLEEALKSFTERIGAQWELNPGDGAFYGPKIDITVYDALKRDHQCGTIQLDFMQPQRFKLRYVAAKDDSGAATNNDDPELPVGYARPVMIHRAVLGSFERMIGILTEHFAGKWPFWLSPRQVLVVPVMPAVNDYAQEVQKLFHDSGLFADVDLSSNTFQKKIRTGQLEQYNFIFVVGAQEAESRTVNIRNRDDQSTQSKGELIPVQQALDHLLKLKVERRLENKY, encoded by the exons ATGGCCAACATGGAAGG cgccgccgtctccgacgaggacaagaaggccctcgagaccctgtcctcctccatcatcaaggagaagcagcctttcgtccgcctcgagatgaccaaggacgagcttctcgagaTGTTCCGATACAGCAAGTACAAGGAGTACTTCATCAACCAGCGCGTGCCGGACGGCACCAAGAGCACGGTCTACCGATGCGGCCCCCTCATCGACTTGTGCAGAGGGCCGCACGTGCCACACACGGGCAACATCAAGGCGTTTTCCGTCCTGAGA AATTCCGCCGCGTACTGGCTTGGTGACAGCAAGAACGAGTCCGTCCAAAGAATTGCCGGCATCTCGTTCCCCGACaagaagcagctcgaggagtaCAAGACGTTCCTGGCCGAGGCTGCCAAGCGCAACCACCGCAAGATTGGCCAGGACCAGAAGCTCTTCTTCTGGGACGAAATGTCGCCCGGCTCCACGTTCTGGCTGCCCCACGGCACGAGAATCTTCAACGCCCTCATGGATCTCGTCAAGGGCGAGTACAAGACGCGTGGCTTCGTCGAGGTCATGACCCCCAACATGTACAAGGCCGACCTCTGGAAGACGTCTGGCCACTGGGCCCACTACGAGGAGAACATGTTCACCTTCGAGGTCGAAAAGGAGAAGTTTGGCCTCAAGCCCATGAACTGCCCCGGCCACTGTAAGATCTTTGCCCACTCGGACGTCACGTACAAGGAATTGCCCTGGCGAATGGCCGATTTTGGCGTGCTGCATCGCAACGAGTTTTCGGGTGCTTTGACGGGCCTCACGCGTGTGCGACGATTCCAGCAGGATGACGCTCACATCTTCTGCACGATCGACCAG ATTCGTAAGGAAATCGAGGGTGCCTTCGACTTCTTGTACGCCGTTTACGGCCTGTTTGGATTCCAGTTCAAGCTCAAGCTGTCCACGCGCCCTGAAAAGTACATTGGCGAGATTTCTCTGTGGGATttggcggagaagaagctcgaggaggccctcAAGTCTTTCACGGAGCGCATCGGCGCCCAGTGGGAGCTCAACCCCGGCGACGGTGCCTTTTACGGTCCCAAGATCGACATCACCGTCTACGATGCGCTGAAGCGAGACCACCAGTGTGGCACGATCCAGCTAGACTTCATGCAGCCTCAACGATTCAAGCTCCGCTACGTCGCAGCCAAGGACGACAGCGGTGCTGCCACGAACAACGACGACCCAGAGCTGCCCGTCGGCTACGCGCGCCCCGTCATGATCCACCGAGCGGTGCTGGGCAGCTTCGAGCGCATGATCGGCATCCTGACGGAGCACTTTGCCGGCAAGTGGCCCTTTTGGCTGAGCCCACGCCAGGTGCTCGTTGTCCCTGTCATGCCCGCTGTCAACGACTATGCACAGGAGGTGCAGAAGCTGTTCCACGACAGCGGCCTTttcgccgacgtcgacctgAGCAGCAACACGTTCCAGAAGAAGATCCGCACGGGCCAACTGGAGCAGTACAACTTCATTTTCG tcgtcggcgcccaggaGGCCGAGTCGCGCACGGTCAATATCCGCAACCGCGACGACCAGAGCACGCAGAGCAAGGGCGAGCTGATCCCGGTGCAACAAGCGCTGGACCACCTGCTCAAGCTCAAGGTGGAGAGGAGACTCGAGAACAAGTACTAG
- the THS1 gene encoding Threonine--tRNA ligase (COG:J~EggNog:ENOG503NUM7), which translates to MTKDELLEMFRYSKYKEYFINQRVPDGTKSTVYRCGPLIDLCRGPHVPHTGNIKAFSVLRNSAAYWLGDSKNESVQRIAGISFPDKKQLEEYKTFLAEAAKRNHRKIGQDQKLFFWDEMSPGSTFWLPHGTRIFNALMDLVKGEYKTRGFVEVMTPNMYKADLWKTSGHWAHYEENMFTFEVEKEKFGLKPMNCPGHCKIFAHSDVTYKELPWRMADFGVLHRNEFSGALTGLTRVRRFQQDDAHIFCTIDQIRKEIEGAFDFLYAVYGLFGFQFKLKLSTRPEKYIGEISLWDLAEKKLEEALKSFTERIGAQWELNPGDGAFYGPKIDITVYDALKRDHQCGTIQLDFMQPQRFKLRYVAAKDDSGAATNNDDPELPVGYARPVMIHRAVLGSFERMIGILTEHFAGKWPFWLSPRQVLVVPVMPAVNDYAQEVQKLFHDSGLFADVDLSSNTFQKKIRTGQLEQYNFIFVVGAQEAESRTVNIRNRDDQSTQSKGELIPVQQALDHLLKLKVERRLENKY; encoded by the exons atgaccaaggacgagcttctcgagaTGTTCCGATACAGCAAGTACAAGGAGTACTTCATCAACCAGCGCGTGCCGGACGGCACCAAGAGCACGGTCTACCGATGCGGCCCCCTCATCGACTTGTGCAGAGGGCCGCACGTGCCACACACGGGCAACATCAAGGCGTTTTCCGTCCTGAGA AATTCCGCCGCGTACTGGCTTGGTGACAGCAAGAACGAGTCCGTCCAAAGAATTGCCGGCATCTCGTTCCCCGACaagaagcagctcgaggagtaCAAGACGTTCCTGGCCGAGGCTGCCAAGCGCAACCACCGCAAGATTGGCCAGGACCAGAAGCTCTTCTTCTGGGACGAAATGTCGCCCGGCTCCACGTTCTGGCTGCCCCACGGCACGAGAATCTTCAACGCCCTCATGGATCTCGTCAAGGGCGAGTACAAGACGCGTGGCTTCGTCGAGGTCATGACCCCCAACATGTACAAGGCCGACCTCTGGAAGACGTCTGGCCACTGGGCCCACTACGAGGAGAACATGTTCACCTTCGAGGTCGAAAAGGAGAAGTTTGGCCTCAAGCCCATGAACTGCCCCGGCCACTGTAAGATCTTTGCCCACTCGGACGTCACGTACAAGGAATTGCCCTGGCGAATGGCCGATTTTGGCGTGCTGCATCGCAACGAGTTTTCGGGTGCTTTGACGGGCCTCACGCGTGTGCGACGATTCCAGCAGGATGACGCTCACATCTTCTGCACGATCGACCAG ATTCGTAAGGAAATCGAGGGTGCCTTCGACTTCTTGTACGCCGTTTACGGCCTGTTTGGATTCCAGTTCAAGCTCAAGCTGTCCACGCGCCCTGAAAAGTACATTGGCGAGATTTCTCTGTGGGATttggcggagaagaagctcgaggaggccctcAAGTCTTTCACGGAGCGCATCGGCGCCCAGTGGGAGCTCAACCCCGGCGACGGTGCCTTTTACGGTCCCAAGATCGACATCACCGTCTACGATGCGCTGAAGCGAGACCACCAGTGTGGCACGATCCAGCTAGACTTCATGCAGCCTCAACGATTCAAGCTCCGCTACGTCGCAGCCAAGGACGACAGCGGTGCTGCCACGAACAACGACGACCCAGAGCTGCCCGTCGGCTACGCGCGCCCCGTCATGATCCACCGAGCGGTGCTGGGCAGCTTCGAGCGCATGATCGGCATCCTGACGGAGCACTTTGCCGGCAAGTGGCCCTTTTGGCTGAGCCCACGCCAGGTGCTCGTTGTCCCTGTCATGCCCGCTGTCAACGACTATGCACAGGAGGTGCAGAAGCTGTTCCACGACAGCGGCCTTttcgccgacgtcgacctgAGCAGCAACACGTTCCAGAAGAAGATCCGCACGGGCCAACTGGAGCAGTACAACTTCATTTTCG tcgtcggcgcccaggaGGCCGAGTCGCGCACGGTCAATATCCGCAACCGCGACGACCAGAGCACGCAGAGCAAGGGCGAGCTGATCCCGGTGCAACAAGCGCTGGACCACCTGCTCAAGCTCAAGGTGGAGAGGAGACTCGAGAACAAGTACTAG
- the THS1 gene encoding Threonine--tRNA ligase (COG:J~EggNog:ENOG503NUM7), translated as MSSDQAAAAAPQAAEAQSLPSRPAKQPKEKAPKEKAPKGGKSAGLELPTLPEFIQHRLDIFDKIKARQDAEIAAKPREEITISLSDGKEVKGTSWETTPADVAKGIAKSLLERTVISRVDGELWDLTRPLEKSCKLELITFDDIEGKKVFWHSSAHILGEACERRFGCYLCNGPPTEDPPGFYYDMANMEGAAVSDEDKKALETLSSSIIKEKQPFVRLEMTKDELLEMFRYSKYKEYFINQRVPDGTKSTVYRCGPLIDLCRGPHVPHTGNIKAFSVLRNSAAYWLGDSKNESVQRIAGISFPDKKQLEEYKTFLAEAAKRNHRKIGQDQKLFFWDEMSPGSTFWLPHGTRIFNALMDLVKGEYKTRGFVEVMTPNMYKADLWKTSGHWAHYEENMFTFEVEKEKFGLKPMNCPGHCKIFAHSDVTYKELPWRMADFGVLHRNEFSGALTGLTRVRRFQQDDAHIFCTIDQIRKEIEGAFDFLYAVYGLFGFQFKLKLSTRPEKYIGEISLWDLAEKKLEEALKSFTERIGAQWELNPGDGAFYGPKIDITVYDALKRDHQCGTIQLDFMQPQRFKLRYVAAKDDSGAATNNDDPELPVGYARPVMIHRAVLGSFERMIGILTEHFAGKWPFWLSPRQVLVVPVMPAVNDYAQEVQKLFHDSGLFADVDLSSNTFQKKIRTGQLEQYNFIFVVGAQEAESRTVNIRNRDDQSTQSKGELIPVQQALDHLLKLKVERRLENKY; from the exons ATGTCGTCTGatcaagccgccgccgcggccccccAGGCGGCTGAGGCCCAGAGCCTCCCGTCGCGACCCGCCAAGCAGCCCAAGGAGAAGGCTCCCAAGGAGAAGGCTCCCAAGGGTGGCAAGAGCGCAGGCCTCGAG CTTCCCACGCTCCCCGAGTTCATCCAGCACCGACTCGACATCTTTgacaagatcaaggcccGACAAGATGCCGAGATTGCTG CCAAGCCCCGCGAGGAAATCACCATTTCCTTATCCGATGGCAAGGAGGTAAAGGGCACGTCGTGggagacgacgcccgcggaCGTCGCCAAGGGCATCGCCAAGTCGCTGCTCGAGCGCACCGTCATCTCTcgggtcgacggcgagctctgGGACCTCACGCGGCCCCTCGAGAAGAGCTGCAAGCTCGAGCTCATCACCTTTGACGACATTGAGGGCAAGAAGGTCTTCTGGCACTCGTCTGCCCACATTCTCGGTGAGGCCTGCGAGCGCCGATTCGGCTGCTACCTCTGCAACGGCCCGCCCACGGAGGACCCCCCGGGCTTCTACTATGACATGGCCAACATGGAAGG cgccgccgtctccgacgaggacaagaaggccctcgagaccctgtcctcctccatcatcaaggagaagcagcctttcgtccgcctcgagatgaccaaggacgagcttctcgagaTGTTCCGATACAGCAAGTACAAGGAGTACTTCATCAACCAGCGCGTGCCGGACGGCACCAAGAGCACGGTCTACCGATGCGGCCCCCTCATCGACTTGTGCAGAGGGCCGCACGTGCCACACACGGGCAACATCAAGGCGTTTTCCGTCCTGAGA AATTCCGCCGCGTACTGGCTTGGTGACAGCAAGAACGAGTCCGTCCAAAGAATTGCCGGCATCTCGTTCCCCGACaagaagcagctcgaggagtaCAAGACGTTCCTGGCCGAGGCTGCCAAGCGCAACCACCGCAAGATTGGCCAGGACCAGAAGCTCTTCTTCTGGGACGAAATGTCGCCCGGCTCCACGTTCTGGCTGCCCCACGGCACGAGAATCTTCAACGCCCTCATGGATCTCGTCAAGGGCGAGTACAAGACGCGTGGCTTCGTCGAGGTCATGACCCCCAACATGTACAAGGCCGACCTCTGGAAGACGTCTGGCCACTGGGCCCACTACGAGGAGAACATGTTCACCTTCGAGGTCGAAAAGGAGAAGTTTGGCCTCAAGCCCATGAACTGCCCCGGCCACTGTAAGATCTTTGCCCACTCGGACGTCACGTACAAGGAATTGCCCTGGCGAATGGCCGATTTTGGCGTGCTGCATCGCAACGAGTTTTCGGGTGCTTTGACGGGCCTCACGCGTGTGCGACGATTCCAGCAGGATGACGCTCACATCTTCTGCACGATCGACCAG ATTCGTAAGGAAATCGAGGGTGCCTTCGACTTCTTGTACGCCGTTTACGGCCTGTTTGGATTCCAGTTCAAGCTCAAGCTGTCCACGCGCCCTGAAAAGTACATTGGCGAGATTTCTCTGTGGGATttggcggagaagaagctcgaggaggccctcAAGTCTTTCACGGAGCGCATCGGCGCCCAGTGGGAGCTCAACCCCGGCGACGGTGCCTTTTACGGTCCCAAGATCGACATCACCGTCTACGATGCGCTGAAGCGAGACCACCAGTGTGGCACGATCCAGCTAGACTTCATGCAGCCTCAACGATTCAAGCTCCGCTACGTCGCAGCCAAGGACGACAGCGGTGCTGCCACGAACAACGACGACCCAGAGCTGCCCGTCGGCTACGCGCGCCCCGTCATGATCCACCGAGCGGTGCTGGGCAGCTTCGAGCGCATGATCGGCATCCTGACGGAGCACTTTGCCGGCAAGTGGCCCTTTTGGCTGAGCCCACGCCAGGTGCTCGTTGTCCCTGTCATGCCCGCTGTCAACGACTATGCACAGGAGGTGCAGAAGCTGTTCCACGACAGCGGCCTTttcgccgacgtcgacctgAGCAGCAACACGTTCCAGAAGAAGATCCGCACGGGCCAACTGGAGCAGTACAACTTCATTTTCG tcgtcggcgcccaggaGGCCGAGTCGCGCACGGTCAATATCCGCAACCGCGACGACCAGAGCACGCAGAGCAAGGGCGAGCTGATCCCGGTGCAACAAGCGCTGGACCACCTGCTCAAGCTCAAGGTGGAGAGGAGACTCGAGAACAAGTACTAG
- a CDS encoding uncharacterized protein (COG:S~EggNog:ENOG503P3FB), with the protein MNNFGVIELAGARTTAAPGWAYVPDVGPAAAVQQPANRKRARNAPGGNLSIGDLSARQEAKARKEIEALDRDGARDASIPLPVKSGRAQVKYTPNVRRIMQSQKTFANHLDDFLALQALAEANPNAQASSSRPGVASGSGSGKRPSQVGKRDAATTSRQQSATAATTPRDADTPMTDAGPTLPPVLPPPYRAPPAAHPGDDDPLLMSRVPEVPSDEELRALLAHPPLTYLEALGRRDGTYPTRTFCEVCGYWGRVRCMKCGTRVCALDCLETHREECVTRYGL; encoded by the exons ATGAACAACTTTGGCGTCatcgagctcgccggcgcaaggacgacggccgcgccgggATGGGCCTACGTGCCGGACGtgggcccggcggccgccgtgcagcAGCCCGCGAACCGCAAACGCGCGCGCAacgcccccggcggcaaccTCAGCATCGGAGACCTGTCGGCGCGgcaggaggccaaggcgcgcaAGGAGATTGAGGCGCTGGACCGGGACGGCGCGAGGGACGCGTCGATCCCGCTACCCGTGAAGAGCGGGAGAG CACAAGTCAAGTACACGCCCAACGTGCGGCGGATCATGCAGTCACAAAAGACGTTTGCGAaccacctcgacgacttcctcgccctgcaggccctcgcggAGGCCAACCCCAATGCGCAAGCCAGCTCCTCCAGACCGGGCGTCGCgtccggctccggctccggcaagCGGCCTTCGCAGGTCGGCAAGAGAGACGCCGCAACGACTTCGAGACAACAATCGgccaccgcggcgacgacacccaGAGACGCGGATACGCCCATGACCGATGCCGGCCCGACCCTGCCGCCGGTCCTCCCGCCCCCGTaccgggcgccgcccgccgcgcaccctggcgatgacgacccgCTGCTCATGTCCCGGGTGCCCGAGGTGCcgtcggacgaggagctgcgggcgctgctggcgcacCCACCGCTGACGTAcctggaggcgctgggccgGCGCGACGGCACGTACCCGACGAGGACGTTTTGCGAGGTCTGCGGGTACTGGGGCCGGGTGCGCTGCATGAAGTGCGGGACGAGGGTCTGCGCGCTGGACTGCCTCGAGACGCACCGCGAGGAATGCGTGACGAGGTACGGGCTCTGA
- a CDS encoding uncharacterized protein (EggNog:ENOG503P5CX~TransMembrane:1 (i50-68o)) yields the protein MLGAAGILVRGTGRTMAARPFSTSARRMADAAAAAPLPARKPMGAFRGGLFGFLFGCVLSGGAVYSYVLNEYKTSNDLLTEDIYTLQASVTRLTNYVKNLEERTQARK from the exons atgctcggcgccgcaggaATCCTCGTCCGTGGCACCGGccgcaccatggccgcccgtCCCTTTTCCACATCGGCTCGCcgcatggccgacgccgccgccgccgcgccgctgcccgcgcggAAACCCATGGGTGCTTTCCGGGGAGG ACTCTTCGGCTTCCTCTTCGGCTGCGTCctgtcgggcggcgccgtctacAGCTACGTCTTGAACGAGTACAAGACCTCCAACGACCTCCTGACCGAGGACATCTAT ACCCTTCAAGCCTCCGTCACGCGCCTGACCAACTACGTCAAGAACCTCGAGGAAAGGACACAAGCAAGAAAGTGA
- the PDI1 gene encoding Protein disulfide-isomerase (EggNog:ENOG503NZ2W~COG:O~SECRETED:SignalP(1-20~SECRETED:cutsite=ATA-ES~SECRETED:prob=0.6165)), protein MHQKRVAAGIIAAFAAVATAESDVASLTKDTFKDFVKANNLILAEFFAPWCGHCKALAPEYEEAATSLKEKNIKLAKVDCTEEADLCQEFGVEGYPTLKVFRGLEDVKPYNGQRKADAIHSYMVKQSLPAVSLLTKDTLEDFKTADKVVLVAYIATDDKASNETFSKVAETLRDDYLFGGVNDAAVAEAEGVKFPSIVLYKTFDEGKNKFESKFEVEAITEFAKTSATPLVGEVGPETYAGYMSAGIPLAYIFAETQEERDALSKALKPVAEKHKGKINFATIDAKQFGAHAANLNLKTDKFPSFAIQDTVKNLKFPLHHDLEVAHDTIHDFVKRYVAGEIEPSIKSEPIPEKQDGPVTVVVAKNYDQVVLDDKKDVLIEFYAPWCGHCKALAPKYDQLGSLYAESEFKDKVVIAKVDATANDVPDEIAGFPTIKLFPAGAKDAPVTYSGARTVEDLVQFIKENGKYKASVSVKEEGTEEAAPAATEEAKDTKEAKEAKEEKEEHDEL, encoded by the exons ATGCATCAgaagcgcgtcgccgccggcatcatcgccgccttcgccgccgttgccacGGCCGAGTCGGACGTCGCCTCTCTCACCAAGGACACATTCAAGGACTTTGTCAAGGCCAACAACCTTATTCTGGCAGAGT TCTTCGCCCCCTGGTGCGGTCACTGCAAGGCTTTGGCCCCCGAgtacgaggaggccgccacctccctcAAGGAGAAGAACATCAAGCTCGCCAAGGTTGACTgcaccgaggaggccgacctcTGCCAGGAGTTCGGTGTCGAGGGCTACCCGACGCTCAAGGTCttccgcggcctcgaggacgtcaAGCCCTACAATGGCCAGCGCAAGGCTGATGC CATTCACTCCTACATGGTGAAGCAGTCTCTCCCTGCCGTCTCTCTCCTTACCAAGGACACTCTCGAGGACTTCAAGACGGCCGAcaaggtcgtcctcgtcgcctaCATTgccaccgacgacaaggcctcCAACGAGACCTTCTCCAAGGTCGCCGAGACCCTCCGTGATGACTACCTCTTTGGTGGTGTCAACGATGCCGctgtggccgaggccgagggtgTCAAGTTCCCCTCCATCGTCCTCTACAAGACCTTCGATGAGGGCAAGAACAAGTTCGAGTCCAAGTTCGAGGTCGAAGCCATTACCGAGTTCGCAAAGACCTCTGCCACTCCTCTCGTTGGCGAGGTCGGCCCCGAGACCTATGCCGGCTACATGTCGGCTGGTATTCCTCTGGCTTATATCTTCGCCGAGACCCAGGAGGAGCGTGACGCCCTGAGCAAGGCTCTGAAGCCTGTCGCCGAGAAGCACAAGGGCAAGATCAACTTCGCCACCATCGATGCCAAGCAGTTCGgtgcccacgccgccaacctCAACCTCAAGACCGACAAGTTCCCGTCGTTCGCCATCCAGGACACCGTCAAGAACCTCAAGTtccccctccaccacgaCTTGGAGGTCGCCCACGACACCATCCACGACTTCGTCAAGAGGtacgtcgccggcgagattGAGCCTAGCATCAAGTCGGAGCCCATCCCCGAGAAGCAGGACGGccccgtcaccgtcgtcgtcgccaagaACTACGACCAGGTCGTCCTTGATGATAAGAAGGATGTTCTCATTGAGTTCTACGCCCCCTGGTGCGGCCACTGCAAGGCTTTGGCCCCCAAGTACGACCAGCTCGGCAGCCTCTACGCCGAGAGCGAGTTCAAGGACAAGGTTGTCATCGCCAAGGTCGATGCCACCGCCAACGATGTCCCCGATGAGATTGCCGGCTTCCCCACCATCAAGCTCttccccgccggcgccaaggacgccCCCGTCACCTACAGCGGCGCCCGCaccgtcgaggacctcgtccAGTTCATCAAGGAGAACGGCAAGTACAAGGCCAGCGTCTCTgtcaaggaggagggcaccgaggaggccgcccccgccgccaccgaggaggccaaggataccaaggaggccaaggaggccaaggaggagaaggaggagcacgACGAACTGTAA